ATCGCAACCAGAATTGGTAGCTTGGACGTAAACTTACAACATCAAAATATCTTGCAAAAGCGAGTTAACCATCTTTCTTCATCTGTGTTCATCTGTGTACCCTACGGGAAGGCTATCGCCTACATCTGTGGACATCTGTGGTAAAAAATCCCCACCTTTCGCTTTTGCAAGAACCCAAATAAACAATCAATAAATTCGGATCAGTCCATGCACGAAACCGACATGACAAAAGCCCTGATTGTAACAGTAAAAAAGTGGTGGGAAGAACAACCAGAAAAACCAAAAATTTCCCACGTTCATCTTACAGTCGGTCAGTTTACTTGTGTCGAACCAGTGAGTTTGCAATTCGCCTTTGAAGTCCAAACTCGCAACACATTTTTAGAAGGGGCAGAATTAGTCATTCAGGAAACCCCATTAATTGCCTTTTGTCATCATTGCCAACAAGAATATCGCCCAGAAATTGGGATTCAATATGGTTGTCCGACTTGTCGATCGCCTATGGAGGATATCCGTTCTGGACGAGAGCTAAAAATCGATCGCATTGAATACGCCAAAGAGAGTTTAGGAGTAGAAAATTAGCATATTTTATCCAATTTTGCCAGCTTTTTGGTTCTCGTTCTATCCCCTACCCCGGTTAACCATCTATCTCTATTTATCCATAATTGTTTCCAGCTAATCCCCTTTTTATTGAGTTAAAATTTCGGACAAAACCCATGCACCAAACATTTGACGCCACTTTAGGAATTAACTTACTTCATGCTAATCAAGAAGGAGCCGATCGTAACCGCGCTCATTTTGATGAATGGGGTATCACTTGCTTCAATGTAATGAGTAGTCCCGGTGCTGGTAAAACCGCACTGCTAGAAAAAACCCTCGCCGTTCTCACCAATGAATATAAAATTGCGGTAATTGAAGGGGACATGACAACAGAATTAGATGCCGATCGCCTTCGCAAATATAACGTACCAGTAATTGCCATTAATACTGGTCGTTCCTGTCATTTAGATTCCCAAATGGTATCCGGCGGCATTCATCGATTAGCCCATGAATACAACCCATCAGAATTCGATTTAGTCTTGGTAGAAAATGTCGGAAATTTGGTTTGTCCGGCAGAATTTGAAGTAGGAGAACACCTCAAAGTTGCCTTATTAAGCGTTACCGAAGGAGAAGACAAACCGCTGAAATATCCCGTGATGTTTCAAGAAGCAGATTGTTTATTAATCACCAAAATGGACTTAGCGCCACATCTAGATGTTGACCTCAATCAAATTATAGCAAATGTCCGACAAATGAATCCCCATGTTGCCATCATTCCCGTTTCTGCCAAAACCGGAGAAGGACTAGATACTTGGTTTGATTGGATACGTTTTCATTTGAATAAAACTGCAACAATTAAGCAAGAACTATCAGCAGTGCATTAACCAAATCAACCTGACAGGGTGGGTATTTTATCCACCCACTTATTTACCAATAATTAGAGCCGATCCAAAAAATCTGATTTTACTTGGATACCTCACCAGAAATCCCCATATACATCTGTGTTCATCTGTGTTCATCTGTGGATATCTGTGGTTAAAAAAATCCTCAAACTATACAAGTAAAGTGATATCGGACACGATCTAAAATTAAGATTGGCAATTCTGTCCAAAATTGAGTTACAAAACTTTAAACTGAATTAGCAAATTTTGTAACAAAAGCAACAAAGTACTGGATACATTATTTGCTACACATAGTCCACTGTGATGAAAAAATATCATTGTTCAGATCTTCCACTTCTCTCGATAAGGCTTGAGAAACCGGGTTTCTCAAGCAAAAATTTAGGTTTTTAGCTTTAAATATTGACAAGAAACCCGGTTTCTAACCCTAGTGTAAAATCTCTGTTTTAGGAGATATTATGAAAGTGCGATCGCGTTTTTTATCCCCCCGATCTCCTTTATCATTTTGCGCTCTTTTTCTAATTACTTTTTCCCTAATAGTAGGTTGCGTTAACCCAGCCGTCTACATCAAAACAACCACCGAAACAAACACTGCCAGTTCAGTCAGTGCCAATGCCGTTCGGTTGGGATTTAGTGCTTGGCCCGGTTGGTTTCCCTGGCAAATTGCCCAAGAAGAAAGAATATTTCAAACTAACAATGTTCCGGTAGATTTGAAGTGGTTTGATGGATATTTAGAATCGATTAGTACCTTAACAGCCGGACAAATAGATGCGAACAGCCAAACTTTAGGAGATACAATAAGCTCTTTAACAGGTGGAGCAGATCAAGTAATCGTTTTAGTCAACGATAACTCCACTGGAAACGATAAAATAATTGTCAGAGAAGGCATTAATTTCATTGCCGATTTAAAAGGAAAAAAAATAGCCGCAGAAGAAGGCACGGTCGATCATTTTCTCCTACTTTTGGGATTGAAAAAAGCAGGTTTAACTCCCCAAGATATTCAATTCATCCCACTAGAAACAGGTAAAGCCGCCGCCGCATTTGTAGCAGGACAAGTGGATGCAACGGCAGTATTTGCTCCCTTTACAACACAGGCTTTAAAACGTCCTGGTAGTAAAGAGCTTTTCAGTTCCAAAGATTTTCCAGGGGCAATTTCCGATCATTTAGTATTTACTCGCAAATTTGTAGAAGCAAATCCCGATAAAGTACAAGCATTAGTTAATTCTTGGTTTGCCACTTTAGATTATATGAAAGCAAATCCAGAAAAAGCTTATGAAATCATGGCGAAAAGAGCAGGCGTTCCGGTTAGCGAATACAAAAGTTACGCTGATGGCACTCGCATTTTTACCGTAGAGGAAAACTTAACCGCTTTTCAACCGGGTAGCGACTTAACTTCCTTACAGTTTGCGGCCAAAGAAATGAGCAAATTTCTGATTGAAGTAGGTTTAGCAAAAGCCGAACCAGATACTAGTAAACTATTTGACGATCGCTTTGTCAAAGCCTATGCCGAACAATTTAAAAAATCATAATTATATCGGCATAATTACTTATCAAAATCTAACATTATTATGAGCCAAGATCCCGGATCGATTCGAGATTATATTAGACCTAAAAAGCTAAATCCAACGGTGTTTTGGCAAATCGCTGAAGATATCCCAAAACCGCTCAATACAGCTTTGATCGCCACCTCTATTTTGCTTCCCTTACTGCTGTGGTGGCTGGTAACTACATTTGGCAATATTGACCCCAAATTTTTGCCTTCACCAGGTAAAGTTCTCGAAGCATTTGGACGACTTTGGAGGACTCGCGAACTCCTTAAAGATACCGTCGCCAGTTTGTGGCGCGTTGGGGTTGGATTTATTTTCGCTGCCGGTCTTTCCATTCCAATTGGCGTGTTAATGGGGAGTTTTGCCAGCATTCGCGCTTTGCTAGAACCGATTTTCGGCTTAATGCGCTATATGCCTGCCCCTGCCTTCATTCCTCTGCTCATTTTATATCTGGGCATTGGAGAGGAACCGAAAATTACGCTCATTTTCATTGGGGTTTTCTTCTTTAACGCCTTAATGGTGATGGATACTGTAAAGTTTGTATCAAAAGATTTAATCGAAGCGACTTATATTTTAGGAGGCGATCGCAAACAAGCCTTGCTTCAGGTAATTTTTCCCCACGTCTTGCCCGGAATTATTGATGCTTGCCGCATCAACTTAGCCGCCGCTTGGCAGTTGGTAATTGTCTCGGAACTAATTGCCGCTACAGAAGGTTTGGGTCGTCGAATTAGCGTAGCAGGTCGATTTTTGAGAACAGATGAAATTTTTGTCGGGTTAATTGTAATTGGGGTAATTGGATTATCATTCGATTTGCTATTTCAGTATTTCTTACGAGTTTCTTGTAAGTGGGCAAGTCAGAAGCGATAAGGTGCTACGTATTTAATTTGTGTGTTTAGGCTGATGGGGGGATGGGGAGATGGGGAGATGGGGGGATTAGAAATATATAAATTAGAGACGGGTTTGTTTAATTTCTAGCAATTTAAGATTTGAAATTTTCAACTTGACCAAATCACCAACTTAATTCTGAACCAAGGAGATTTAACTAATGTATCTGCAAATCAACAACCTACACAAACATTTCCAAACCAAAAATGGCAACTTAGTTGTTCTCAAAGAAATTAACATGACTATTCAGCAGGGAGAATTTATCTGCGCCGTGGGTGCATCCGGATCGGGTAAATCTACTCTGTTGCGTCAAATTGCCGGACTCGATATGCCTACTTCTGGGGAAGTGAAAATTGATGGAGAAGTGGTTACTGGGCCTGGGCCAGACCGGGGTATGGTGTTTCAGCATTACACCCTTTATCCTTGGATGAGCGTACAAGACAATACAGAATTTGGATTAAAACTTCAAGGTGTACCGAAGAAAGTTCGGCGGGAACAAGCCAGTTATTATTTAAGTGTGGTGGGGTTATCTGAATTTGCTAAATCTTTGCCAAAGGAACTATCGGGAGGGATGAAACAACGAGTTGCGATCGCACGCGCCCTAACTTCCGAACCTAAAATATTATTAATGGATGAACCCTTCGGTGCGCTAGATGTTCATACCAAAGAATCAATGCACGAATTCATGCTAAATCTTTGGCAGCGTACCAAAATAACAGTATTTATGATTACTCACGATGTAGAAGAAGCGGTTTTCCTCGCCAATCGCATCTATGCTCTCGGTTCTCGTCCCGGTACAGTCAGAAAAGAAATTAAAGTTAAGTTACCCGAACGTAGCCACACCGTTAAACGCCACTCCACATTCCACGACTATCGCGATGAATTGATGGAACTTTTGCGGCGACACGGACAAGAAGCGGTAGCTGTAGCAGCATAATTGATTGCAAAATAATTCTGAAGGGGGGACAATAATCTGCAAAACACTGACTTACTAAGGGTTTTACAGATTATTTTACACCCGACACATAAAAATCGCACTCGGAAATAATTGCGATCGTGCAGACCAAAAAATGTTGGGTTTCCTTTAATTAGTACTAGCAACTTACCCGATCAAGTAATTTGCATCAAATTGGGATACTCAGTCAACATTTCATCGTAAGTCAGGCTTTCGGTTTCCGATTGGGGAGTCCACAGCAATTCAAATACGGTTAAATAGTCGGGTGGAGTGGCAGCAATTTTTTCCAAAGCTTCTTTCAAATCTTTAGATGAGTAAACATCGCCAAACATCGGTCGGTCATTTTCCGTACCAATTAATAAAGTAACTACAATATAAGAACCGGGGTCGGCATCCGGATTAGCAATCACTTCTTTTTGACGAATTTTTCCTTCTACGTTGCTTAGGCTTTCACCGCTAAATTTGCCGCGTTCTTCAATGGAAAATTTATTAAAAAGTGTTTGCGCTTCTTCGCGACTGCGGACAGTTTTAGAAGTTGCCGAAACGTGCGTCCAATTTTCCGGCGTTCGCAATAATGCTAAAATTGATTCCTGCATTAATTCCGACAGTCCTTCTGGGGTAGAAGTGTCGATATTCAGGCTGAATTCTGATAATTCTTTCTGTACGGCACGGGCTTGGGCTAATAGTCCTACTTGAATTTTGCTAACAGTAACGATGTTATTGTCTAGTTCTTTATTTCCAGTTAAGGGAATGTCACTGTCAGTAGTAGTTTCATAATAACTATTACTAACACTAGCTTTCTGCATGGAACTAATAATTATCCAGAGTACGATCGTCAATACGATTAACCCAAATACCGAAGGAAATACCCAACCCCATCCTGGATAGACATAATAAATTCCTCCCGATCGATATCCGCCACCATAGACAGGTCTAGAATCGTAATAGACCCCCCCACCAGATGACGGACGACTGTTGCTTCTGGAAGGAGAACTGGAAGAGCCGCTAGACCGAGAAGGGCGACTAAAAGAACCCCCGCCACTACGTCCGCCACTTCTTCTAGCATAAGCTTCTTGTTGAATGTTGAGCCAGTTTACCAGCTGATGACCGGGCAGAGGAAGATTTACGGAATTGATGACAAAGAAAGCAATTGCCGTAGTCCAAAGTAAGCGAGATTTGATTTTCCGCATGATTTGTTTCCCTTTATTTTCAGTCTGCCCAACTAGCTGGCGATTCTGCTCAACTATTTAGGATGTTCTGGATCGATCGCAGATGATTCTCGTGCTGTGAGATCGAAACTGCTAATCTCTTTGGGAGAAGCAATATTTTTTAACCAACTGGCAAATAAATCCGGACGGCGATCGCGCGTGCGTTCGATTTGCTTTTGGCGACGCCATTTTTCAATTTTACCATGATCTCCAGATAGCAGAATTTCCGGCACTTTCATGCCCTTGAATTCCGGCGGGCGAGTGTACTGAGGATAGTCTAGCAAGCCAGCTTCAAAACTTTCAGCTTTCAAAGATTCTTCTTTCCCTACCGTACCTCTGAGCAAGCGTACCGTACCGTTAACCAGGGCTAAAGCGGGTATTTCCCCACAAGTGAGTACGAAATCTCCCAAAGACACCTCGCGGGTAATCAATTGCAGCACTCGTTCGTCCACCCCTTCATAATGTCCGCAAACGATTACCAGTTGATCGTAATTAGCTGCCAATTCTCGCAATAAAGGCTGATTCATCGGTTCCCCTTGCGGTGTCATTAAAATTACATCCCGTCTCGGTAGAATTGGCAAAGACTCCACCGCCGCAAAAATCGGTTCTGGCTTCATGAGCATTCCCACGCCGCCGCCATAAGGCTCATCATCCACTCGTCGATGCTTGTCGGTGGCAAAATCTCTGGGATTGACTAAATTAACTTCTGCAATACCTTTGGCAAGGGCTTTACCAAGCAATCCCGAACTTAAGGGAGAACTAAAAAAATCCGGAAACAGGGTGATAATATCAAAACGCACGACTTTTCAACAGAAATAGGACTTACGAGATCGGTAAAAGAAGTACAAAGCCAAAAGCTTGATGTAAGGGAGCTTTTCTATTTTCACCGTCTTTTCCCATTTTGTTGGCTATTCCGTACATAAGGCGATCGCTAACTCCGAATCGATTGCCATAATACTTGCGAATCGGCCTTTCCATAACCAATGCCCGATACCCGAAAAACCCGTATACTGAGAGCATCCAGTCAACCATGACACCAATCTGTTAAATTAATAGCTAAATTTCTAATAATTGTTTAATAATCTGTTTAATAATCTGGCATTATGCGTTAATGGTTAAGCTCCAGAATGATAACCAACAGTCCTGAGTGGTGACTAACAGGGGTGACTGGAGCCTTTATAAGGCATTGCTTTAGATGCCTGCCCTACCTCAGGAGAAGAGCGACACTATGCTGCAATTAGAATACCAAACCTTGGAACCCAGGAAACCCCAACCGATCAAAACAGCCATCATGGTGATTGGCGGTGCAGAAGATAAGGTACACGGACGCGAGATTCTGCACACTTTTTTTAATCGCTCTGGTGGAACAGATGCACAAATTGCGATCGTACCATCTGCTTCCCGCGAACCAGCTATTATCGGCGAACGATATCGCAGCATCTTTTCCGAAATGGGTGCCAAGCGGATCGAATTGCTAGATATACGCGATCGCGATCAGTGTAACGACCCAGCCATCCATGAATACTTAGAAATCTGTACTGGGGTATTCATGACCGGTGGGGATCAACTGCGGCTGTGCGGACTGCTAGCAGATACTTCATTGATGGAAAAATTACGCCTGCGGGTACAACTGGGCCAAATAACCTTAGCCGGTACCAGTGCCGGAGCCGCAGTTATGGGCCATCACATGATTGCTGGGGGCGGTAGTGGGGAATGCCCCAATCGCTCGCTGGTAGATATGGCTACGGGGTTGGCAATTATACCAGAAGTAATCGTAGACCAACACTTTCACAACCGCAACCGGATGGCTCGGTTGATGAGCGCGATCGCCGCCCATCCAGACCGCTTGGGCATCGGCATCGACGAAGACACTTGTGCCATGTTTGAAGGTGATGGAATCATCCAAGTGATGGGTAGGGGAACGGTCACGATCATCGATCCGGGAGATATGAATTATACTAATCACTCCTGCGTAGCCGCCACCGACCCGATCAGCATTTGCAACTTGAGAGTTCACATTCTCAGCTACGGCGATCGCTATGATATGCGCGAGCGAAAAATCCTTCCAGTTGCCGCTAATGCACAATGATCGTTACGTCATTGGTCGAACCTCAATTAGAAATGACCAATGACAATTATTCATCTTTCCTGACAAATGTTTATCTCTACAACCTTTGTAGTATTTTTAACATTGATATCCAAACCTCATCCCTGGATGGATGGGATGCCAGCTACTCACGGATAAAAATGTTCTTAATGAACAGTTTAGTAACCCTTACCAGATCGAAACTAGATAATTGCGTTGAAATAGGTTCCTTGCTGCCCAATGACCCTCGGATAATGCCATGAAAATTCTTAAAATCCAGACTTTACGCGGCCCTAACTACTGGAGTATCAGACGCCACAAACTGGTCGTCATGCGCCTCGATTTAGAAGAGCTAGCCGAACGACCGAGCAATCAAATTCCAGGATTCTACGAGGGACTAATACAGGTATTACCGAGTTTAGAAGAACACTTTTGCTCCCCAGGCTGCCGAGGTGGGTTTTTGAGTCGGGTGCGAGAGGGGACGATGATGGGACACGTAATCGAACACGTAGCCCTCGAACTGCAAGAACTCGCAGGAATGGAAGTAGGATTCGGTCGTACCCGCGAAACCAACACCCCCGGGATTTACCAAGTAGTGATCGAATACCAAGACGAACAAGCAGGTCGCTATGCGGCCAGAGCAGCCGTGCGCCTATGCCAAAGTATCGCCGACACGGGTACGTATCCGGCAGAAGAATTAGCACAAGATTTACAAGACTTACGAGAATTATGTGCTGATTCTGCTTTAGGCCCTAGTACCGAGACAATTGTCAAGGAAGCAGAGGCACGGGGAATTCCCTGGATGTCCTTGAGCGCACGCGCCTTAGTACAGTTTGGCTATGGAATATACCACAAGCGGATGCAAGCCACTCTTTCCGAGTACACGGGCATCTTAGGCGTAGAATTAGCGTCAGATAAAGAAAGCACTAAACAAATTCTGCGGGAATCAGGAGTGCCAGTTCCTCGCGGCACGGTAATCAATTACTTGGATGAATTAGAAGACGCCATTAAAGATGTCGGCGGTTATCCGATCGTGATTAAACCATTAGATGGCAATCACGGCAGGGGGATCACCATTAACATTACAAATTGGGAGCTAGCAGAACAAGCTTACGACGCCGCCAAAGAAGTTTCCAAATCCGTCATCGTCGAACGTTACTACCAAGGGCGAGACCACCGGGTATTAGTAGTCAACGGCAAAGTCGTAGCGGTGGCGGAACGAGTACCCGCCCACGTAGTAGGAGATGGCAACTCTACTATCCAACAACTGATCGACCTCACCAATCAAGACCCGAATCGGGGTGAAGGACACGATAACGTCCTCACCAAAATAACTGTCGATCGCACTAGCTGGCAATTATTAGAGCGGCAAGGTTATACTCTGGAAACCGTATTGCCACCAGGAGAAATTTGTTACCTGCGAGCTACTGCCAACCTCAGTACTGGTGGGATCGCCGTAGACCGTACCGATGATATCCATCCGGAAAACATTTGGCTGGCGCAACGGGTAGCCAAAATTATCGGTTTGGATATTGCCGGCATCGATGTAGTCACCCCAGATATTACCAAACCGTTAAGAGAAGTCGATGGGGTAATCGTAGAAGTCAATGCCGCACCGGGATTCCGGATGCACGTTGCCCCCAGCAAAGGTATTGCCAGGAACGTAGCAGCCCCGGTGTTAGATATGCTGTTTCCCCCCGGTACTCCCTCTCGCATCCCCATTTTGGCCATCACCGGTACTAACGGCAAAACCACCACTACCCGACTGCTGGCCCACATTTACAAACAAACTGGGCAGACTGTCGGCTACACCACCACCGATGGTACTTATATCGGTGATTATCTGGTAGAAAAAGGCGATAATACCGGGCCACAAAGCGCCCAGTTAATTTTGCAAGACCCCACGGTGGAAGTAGCAGTGCTGGAAGCTGCACGGGGCGGGATTTTGCGCTCTGGGTTGGGATTTGATGCTTCCGATATCGGGGTGGTGCTGAATGTGGCAGCCGACCACTTGGGAATTGGCGATATCGATACTCTAGAACAATTAGCCAATCTGAAGTGTGTGGTAGCCGAAGCCGTACTGCCCAAAGGTTATGCTGTACTGAATGCCGATGATCCCTTGGTAGCGGCAATGGCTAGACGGACGAAAGCTCAACTGGCTTACTTCACCATGAATCCGGATAATGATTTGGTGAAGGATCACACCCACAAAGGCGGGGTAGCGGCGGTTTACGAAAACGGCTATTTGTCTATTTTGAAGGGAGATTGGACGCTGCGAATCGAGCAAGCGGTGAACGTACCCTTAACAATGGCAGGTAAAGCACCGTTTATGATTGCCAATGCGTTGGCGGCGTGTTTGGCGGCGTTCGTGCAAGGGGTGAATATCGAGCATATCCGAGTGGCTTTGAAGACGTTCCGCGCTTCTGCCAATCAAACGCCGGGACGGATGAATTTGTTTAATTTAGGTAAACATCACGCCTTGATCGATTATGCCCACAATCCCCACAGCTACGAAGCTTTGAGCGGTTTCGTCCGGAATTGGCCGGGTGAGAGAATTGGTGTAGTGGGTGGCCCTGGCGATCGCCGCGACGAAGATTTTATCTTGTTAGGTAAGCTGGCAGCCGAAATGTTCGATCGCATTATCGTCAAAGAAGATGATGATACTAGAGGACGCCCTCGCGGTGACGCTGCTGCTTTAATTATCAAAGGCATCCAACAAGCTAAACCAGATGCCCGTTACGAATCCATTTTGGATGAAATCACCGCCGTTAACACTGCGCTAGATAACGCCTCTGCGGGTAGTTTAGTAGTGATTTTGCCCGAAACCGTTACTCGTGCCATTGGCTTAATCGAAGCCCGTCGTCCCATCACAGAAAAAGAACAGCAAGTAGCCGCTTTTGACTCTCCCAATCCAGTCAAATCTTCAGTTACTAACCAAGTTTGAAAAAGGATGAAGTCTGAAGGATGAAGGATGAAATATATAATGAAGCCAGTATTTTTTACTCTTTATTATTAATCATTCATCGTCTATCGTTTATCCTTCAGACTTCATCCTTTATACTTTATTCTTCATCCTTTGAAGATGATTCCGGATTTGATTCTTTGCCCGATTTATCGATTTCTTCTTTAAACCCCCGCAAAGTCTTACCCAAAGCGCTACCAATTTCGGGAATTTTTTTCGGGCCGAAAATTAGAATTGCAACGATCGCAATTATGCCCACTTCCGGTAAACCCATACCAAACATATCGCTCTCCCTCTTGCAAACCCTACTTAGAGCTTATCCGAAAAATCTAATTTTACCATGTCAATTGTTTATTTCACGATCGATCTAACTCTACATCTGCGTCCATCTGCGTTTATCTGTCTTTATCTGCGGTAAAATTTTAACCCTTGATGAATACCGTTGCCGATCCCGTACTCTACAAAAGCGGGCGTAAAGCCTAAAATTGCCAAAAAAAAACCAGGTTGTTGAACCTAGTACAAACTCTCTTGGAATTCTGCCAAAAGTAAGTTAATTTTGAACGAGAAAAGATTTAGTTTGATTTGATAAAGAACTGGAAATTACTCCATCCGGCATAATTGCACCACCCAGATAAGCATGACTTAAATTTGCATCGCTTAAGTTAACATTACTCAAATCTGCGTTTGTCAAGTTAGCCTGAGTGAAGTTTGTTTCAGTTAAAACAGCGCCGGTCAGAATGGCACCGGTGAGATTTGCATACTTTAAATTTGTCCTAGTTAAATTAGCTTTTGTTAAGTTAGACCCACTCAAGTTAGCCCCACTCAGATTTACATTCCTCAAATTTACTGCCATCAGGTTCAGGTTTCTAAAATCCCGTTGTCCTGCGTTATAGCGACTTAAGAGTTCTTTAATATTCATAGGGTTGTTGGAAATGTTGAGAGGATGGTAAGAAATCAACAAAAAAGGTAGACTCCGAAGCCTACCCGCAAGACTAAAGAGCTATTACCTTCGTGTCGAGAAGTTTAGTAACGACGAGATGAACCGCTTCTATTTCCCCAGTTTCCCGAAGAATCGCTTCTTTCTTCACGCGGTCTTGCCTTATTTACTTTGAGGTCGCGTCCCATCCATTCTGCACCATCAAGGGCTTCAATAGCAGCGGACTCTTCGGCTTCTGTTTCCATTTCGACAAAAGCAAATCCACGAACGCGACCTGTTTCTCGGTCTGTCGGTAATTGAACGCGCTTGACGGTTCCGTACTCTTGAAAAGTATGGGTCAAGTCATCCGAAGTGACTTTGTACGACAGGTTACCAACATAAATTGACATTAAAGCGTCTCCAGAATCAGAGATGTGTAGAGAGTTAGATTCGGAGAGACGTTTATCAAACGAATTACACAGCCGAATATAATCCTTAATCAGCATAGTAGCATATGAATGTCTTGGTAGAGCAAAACTTCTGCGATCGCGTTCTCAATCCCAGGAAAGTGTAGCTAGCGATACCAAGTTTCCCATAGCCAACAAAAACTCGGCGAGGGGTTAATAATCATAAGCATAGCTTATTTTTCAGGGGGTCTGAAGTACGGTAAGACCTCAGATCGGTGGTAGAGAAAAAGCGATGTTATTTATTGGTGTCGCTTCCTGGCACTTCACGGTTGAAAATACCAATTTTAGGAGTTGATTATCGTAAAGTTAATTTTTAATAAATTACCAATACGATTACTAACTTAATTGAAGTCGAACCCGGACAAACCGTGCTTTTTGGTGATTTTCGCCAAAGTAGATTTTAACATTTATTTCAGAATAATATAAAAAATAACGCTCGAAGTATACCCCTGTTAAATGCTAATTTAGAGCAATAATTTGGATGGTTTTTATAATTTATCCCTATTCGGAAGAATCTTGAGCCAAATCAAACCTCAACTACAAATTTCTCTTATCATTGAAGTTAAACTTAATAGCTAACATCTTTTTATTTCATTTTTACCTTCATCTCCCAGCCAAATCTCAGTCAGCTTCCTCAATGAATAAATTTAAACTTTGGTTTTCCAAAACCCATATATTTAATAAAATAGATCGGCACTACTGGCGCTATGGTATTGCTGTGTTGGTAGTAGCCTTAGCGACGGCGATCGAATTCCTACTCGCGGATTTATGCGGAATCGAAACCCCATTTTTAATAATGTTTGCGGCGGTGATAGTCAGCGCTTTGTATGGCGGGATGCGAGCCGGAATCTTAGGGACAGTTTTATCCGCTTTAATCTGTTATTATTTTTTTTCAACTCCTACTTATACGTTCATAGACAAGCCAGCCGAACAAAACTTCCTCCTCATCGTATTTATCATAGAGGGGCTGCTGATTAGCGGGACGATTTCCGCTTTACAATCTACCCAAGAGCGATTGAATTTGGAGCAAGCTGCTTTGCGGGAAAGCGAAGAGCGTCACCGCCTGATGCTCGATGCGATACAAGATTATGCTATTTTCATGCTTGACCCTGATGGTTATGTAGTGAATTGGAACAAAGGAGCGCAACGCCTGAAAGGGTATCGAGCCGATGAGATTATCGGGCAGCATTTTTCGCGCTTCTATGTAAAGGAAGATGC
Above is a window of Leptolyngbyaceae cyanobacterium DNA encoding:
- the hypA gene encoding hydrogenase maturation nickel metallochaperone HypA, which codes for MHETDMTKALIVTVKKWWEEQPEKPKISHVHLTVGQFTCVEPVSLQFAFEVQTRNTFLEGAELVIQETPLIAFCHHCQQEYRPEIGIQYGCPTCRSPMEDIRSGRELKIDRIEYAKESLGVEN
- the hypB gene encoding hydrogenase nickel incorporation protein HypB, with the protein product MHQTFDATLGINLLHANQEGADRNRAHFDEWGITCFNVMSSPGAGKTALLEKTLAVLTNEYKIAVIEGDMTTELDADRLRKYNVPVIAINTGRSCHLDSQMVSGGIHRLAHEYNPSEFDLVLVENVGNLVCPAEFEVGEHLKVALLSVTEGEDKPLKYPVMFQEADCLLITKMDLAPHLDVDLNQIIANVRQMNPHVAIIPVSAKTGEGLDTWFDWIRFHLNKTATIKQELSAVH
- a CDS encoding aliphatic sulfonate ABC transporter substrate-binding protein, coding for MKVRSRFLSPRSPLSFCALFLITFSLIVGCVNPAVYIKTTTETNTASSVSANAVRLGFSAWPGWFPWQIAQEERIFQTNNVPVDLKWFDGYLESISTLTAGQIDANSQTLGDTISSLTGGADQVIVLVNDNSTGNDKIIVREGINFIADLKGKKIAAEEGTVDHFLLLLGLKKAGLTPQDIQFIPLETGKAAAAFVAGQVDATAVFAPFTTQALKRPGSKELFSSKDFPGAISDHLVFTRKFVEANPDKVQALVNSWFATLDYMKANPEKAYEIMAKRAGVPVSEYKSYADGTRIFTVEENLTAFQPGSDLTSLQFAAKEMSKFLIEVGLAKAEPDTSKLFDDRFVKAYAEQFKKS
- a CDS encoding ABC transporter permease produces the protein MSQDPGSIRDYIRPKKLNPTVFWQIAEDIPKPLNTALIATSILLPLLLWWLVTTFGNIDPKFLPSPGKVLEAFGRLWRTRELLKDTVASLWRVGVGFIFAAGLSIPIGVLMGSFASIRALLEPIFGLMRYMPAPAFIPLLILYLGIGEEPKITLIFIGVFFFNALMVMDTVKFVSKDLIEATYILGGDRKQALLQVIFPHVLPGIIDACRINLAAAWQLVIVSELIAATEGLGRRISVAGRFLRTDEIFVGLIVIGVIGLSFDLLFQYFLRVSCKWASQKR
- a CDS encoding ABC transporter ATP-binding protein, which gives rise to MYLQINNLHKHFQTKNGNLVVLKEINMTIQQGEFICAVGASGSGKSTLLRQIAGLDMPTSGEVKIDGEVVTGPGPDRGMVFQHYTLYPWMSVQDNTEFGLKLQGVPKKVRREQASYYLSVVGLSEFAKSLPKELSGGMKQRVAIARALTSEPKILLMDEPFGALDVHTKESMHEFMLNLWQRTKITVFMITHDVEEAVFLANRIYALGSRPGTVRKEIKVKLPERSHTVKRHSTFHDYRDELMELLRRHGQEAVAVAA
- a CDS encoding DUF1517 domain-containing protein, encoding MRKIKSRLLWTTAIAFFVINSVNLPLPGHQLVNWLNIQQEAYARRSGGRSGGGSFSRPSRSSGSSSSPSRSNSRPSSGGGVYYDSRPVYGGGYRSGGIYYVYPGWGWVFPSVFGLIVLTIVLWIIISSMQKASVSNSYYETTTDSDIPLTGNKELDNNIVTVSKIQVGLLAQARAVQKELSEFSLNIDTSTPEGLSELMQESILALLRTPENWTHVSATSKTVRSREEAQTLFNKFSIEERGKFSGESLSNVEGKIRQKEVIANPDADPGSYIVVTLLIGTENDRPMFGDVYSSKDLKEALEKIAATPPDYLTVFELLWTPQSETESLTYDEMLTEYPNLMQIT
- the trmD gene encoding tRNA (guanosine(37)-N1)-methyltransferase TrmD; its protein translation is MRFDIITLFPDFFSSPLSSGLLGKALAKGIAEVNLVNPRDFATDKHRRVDDEPYGGGVGMLMKPEPIFAAVESLPILPRRDVILMTPQGEPMNQPLLRELAANYDQLVIVCGHYEGVDERVLQLITREVSLGDFVLTCGEIPALALVNGTVRLLRGTVGKEESLKAESFEAGLLDYPQYTRPPEFKGMKVPEILLSGDHGKIEKWRRQKQIERTRDRRPDLFASWLKNIASPKEISSFDLTARESSAIDPEHPK